A genomic stretch from Lathyrus oleraceus cultivar Zhongwan6 chromosome 2, CAAS_Psat_ZW6_1.0, whole genome shotgun sequence includes:
- the LOC127120345 gene encoding upstream activation factor subunit spp27 codes for MVSESELIGRLREFLRSSDLNTTTTSTVRRQLESDFGIDLSDRKAFIREQVDSFLQSVNQQQEDEPENDAVVEDADKPEPSQGSGSKEETEEEEVEEEEVEEEDDNEKEANEKPKRTRSVKKEKKKKKSTKSKERSNKSGDEVVKKKGGGGFCKICSLSPQLQEFVGAPEMARTEVVKQLWAYIREKNLQDPDNRRNINCDEPLRALFGVNSINMFQMNKVLAKHIWPLDSDDVIQVKSAPKEKQKRKREDDDSDEPKGKEKRQKGGSGKGFLAPLQLSDALTKFLGESELSRSDVIKRMWDYIKGNSLQDPSDKRQIICDEKLKELFGVDSFNGFTVTKLLVPHFIKS; via the exons ATGGTATCCGAATCGGAACTCATCGGCCGCCTCCGCGAGTTCCTCCGTAGCTCCGACCTCAACACCACCACAACCTCCACCGTCCGCCGTCAGTTAGAGAGCGATTTCGGAATCGATTTGTCTGATCGAAAAGCATTCATTAGAGAGCAGGTAGACTCGTTTCTTCAAAGCGTTAACCAACAGCAGGAAGATGAACCAGAAAACGACGCCGTAGTAGAAGATGCGGATAAACCAGAACCAAGCCAAGGTTCTGGTTCAAAGGAAGAaacagaagaagaagaagtagaagaagaagaagttgaaGAAGAGGATGATAATGAGAAAGAGGCGAATGAAAAACCTAAGCGAACCAGAAGTgtgaagaaggagaagaagaagaagaagagcACGAAGAGTAAAGAACG ATCTAACAAGTCAGGTGATGAGGTAGTAAAGAAAAAAGGTGGCGGCGGTTTTTGTAAAATTTGTAGCCTGTCTCCACAACTTCAGGAATTCGTTGGAGCACCAGAGATGGCTAGGACTGAG GTTGTTAAGCAATTGTGGGCCTATATTAGGGAGAAAAATTTGCAAGACCCAGACAATAGGCGAAATATCAATTGTGATGAACCACTGCGTGCTCTTTTTGGTGTCAATTCCATCAATATGTTCCAAATGAATAAAGTATTGGCAAAGCATATCTGGCCACTGGACTCAGATGATG TTATCCAGGTGAAGTCGGCACCAAAGGAAAAGCAGAAGCGAAAGAGAGAAGATGATG ATTCAGATGAGCCGAAAGGAAAGGAAAAACGGCAGAAGGGAGGTTCAGGAAAAGGTTTTCTTGCTCCACTTCAACTATCTGATGCCCTTACGAAGTTCCTTGGAGAAAGTGAATTATCAAGATCTGACGTCATTAAAAGAATGTGGGATTATATAAAAGGAAACAGCCTTCAG GATCCTTCTGACAAGAGGCAAATAATATGTGACGAAAAGTTGAAAGAACTCTTTGGTGTTGACTCCTTCAATGGCTTCACCGTTACAAAACTTTTGGTGCCTCATTTCATAAAGTCATAG